One Triticum dicoccoides isolate Atlit2015 ecotype Zavitan chromosome 5B, WEW_v2.0, whole genome shotgun sequence genomic window carries:
- the LOC119308631 gene encoding receptor-like protein 44, which produces MSQHHHFPPFAVAVAVAAVLVLLSPPSAADPNDELCLSSLQQSLSLRNWTKSFFTDPCDGFISKLQGVTCNNGRVYKLSLPGLSLSGSIPPELSNCTNLQSLDLSSNALSGAIPTELSKLLNLAVLNLSANALSGAIPRELASCAYLNVIDLHGNQLSGPIPDELGLLVRLSTFDVSYNRLSGPIPVLLANRSIAAGGGAVAAGTTARFNASSFAGNKDLYGYPLPPMRGHGLSVLAIVGIGLGSGLLSLVLSFSAVCIWLRSTDRTAATPGEEGKISHLMPAY; this is translated from the coding sequence ATGTCCCAACACCACCACTTCCCGCCgtttgccgtcgccgtcgccgtcgcggcCGTGCTTGTCCTGCTCTCACCGCCGTCTGCCGCCGACCCGAACGACGAGCTGTGCCTGTCGAGCCTCCAGCAGTCCCTCTCCCTCCGCAACTGGACCAAGTCCTTCTTCACCGACCCCTGTGACGGCTTCATCTCCAAGCTCCAGGGCGTCACCTGCAACAACGGCCGCGTCTACAAGCTCTCCCTCCCCGGGCTCTCCCTCTCCGGTTCCATCCCGCCGGAGCTCTCCAACTGCACCAACCTCCAGTCGCTGGACCTGTCCTCCAACGCGCTGTCCGGCGCCATCCCGACGGAGCTATCCAAGTTGCTCAACCTGGCCGTGCTCAACCTCTCCGCCAACGCCCTCTCCGGTGCCATCCCGCGGGAGCTCGCGAGCTGCGCCTACCTCAACGTCATAGATCTCCACGGCAACCAGCTCTCCGGGCCCATTCCCGACGAGCTGGGCCTACTCGTCCGTCTCTCCACCTTCGACGTCTCGTACAACCGGCTGTCCGGCCCCATCCCCGTGCTCCTCGCGAACCGCAGCAtcgccgccggcggcggggcggtggctgCGGGGACGACGGCGAGGTTCAATGCCAGCTCGTTCGCCGGGAACAAGGACCTGTACGGGTACCCTCTGCCGCCAATGCGAGGGCACGGGCTGTCCGTGCTCGCCATCGTCGGCATCGGCCTCGGCAGCGGGCTGCTCAGCCTCGTGCTCAGCTTCTCCGCCGTCTGCATCTGGCTCCGCTCCACCGACCGCACGGCCGCCACGCCCGGCGAGGAGGGCAAGATCTCACACCTCATGCCGGCCTACTGA
- the LOC119309454 gene encoding protein BZR1 homolog 1-like, which yields GLPPRPSAHEKKKKEKKKNNAHPHVLVSHLPLPSPNPPLSIPYSLQRGITAADLLPPTATEADAGLGRTPTWKERENNKRRERRCRAIAPKIFTGLRALDSYKLLKELCREAEWVVEDDGTTYRKGYKQPSSGPFGGVSSVGMSPCSSSQLLGASSFLSPVPSYHPSSASSSFPSPTRLDNPSPAYLFPFLRGLPNLPLLRVSNSRG from the exons GGACTGCCTCCCCGCCCCTCCGCtcacgagaaaaagaaaaaagaaaaaaagaaaaacaacgcaCATCCCCACGTCCTCGTATCCCACCTCCCACTCCCTTCCCCAAATCCCCCGCTCTCGATTCCCTATTCTCTCCAGAGAGGAATCACCGCTGCCGACCTCCTCCCTCCTACAGCGACGGAGGCGGACGCCGGGTTGGGTCGGACGCCCACGTGGAAGGAGCGGGAGAACAACAAGCGGCGCGAGCGCCGGTGCCGGGCCATCGCCCCCAAGATCTTCACCGGCCTCCGCGCGCTCGACAGCTACAAGCTCCTCAAGGAGCTCTGCCGCGAGGCCGAATGGGTCGTGGAGGATGACGGCACCACCTACCGCAAG GGATACAAGCAGCCGTCGTCCGGGCCGTTCGGTGGGGTCTCGTCGGTGGGCATGAGCCCTTGCTCGTCCTCGCAGCTGCTCGGTGCATCGTCGTTCCTGAGCCCGGTGCCTTCCTACCACCCCAGCTCGGCGTCATCCAGCTTCCCGAGCCCCACGCGCCTCGACAACCCCAGCCCCGCCTACCTCTTCCCATTCCTCCGTGGCCTCCCCAACCTGCCCCTGCTCCGGGTCTCCAACAGCAGGGGGTGA